The genome window GATTCCTAAATTCCATCCGGTCCGTTTTGATCCGACCTTTTTAAGAAAGCCGCTCTACGCGGCTGTTCGTGTTTGAGAACCCCCTGAAGAACGATGGAAAGTCCGTTTAAAGAACATTCCAACTTTTTAATGTTAGAATATTCGCTTTCCATGGTCCTTTTGGGATCAAAGAGGTTCGTTGAAGTAAATTAGCGATTGATAATCCAATATTACTCCGTGGTAGGACGCCTGGTCTGTCAGGTGGTCTGATTTACTGTCCATCCCGGAGCACCGGACAGACCATGTCCGGCCGGCAGATAGGGAGATTTGCCGGTTCATCTCTACAAAGGAGTGTAGAATGATTATCAATCACAACCTGAGCGCGGTGAATTCTCACCGTTCTCTAAAGTTCAACGAGCTTGCTGTGGACAAGACGATGAAGGCTCTGTCTTCCGGTATGCGGATCAACTCCGCGGCGGACGACGCTTCCGGACTCGCGGTTTCCGAAAAGCTTAGAACGCAGATCAACGGTCTGCGTCAGGCCGAAAGAAACACCGAAGACGGGATGAGTTTCATTCAAACTGCCGAGGGTTTCCTCGAACAGACGTCGAATATCATTCAGAGAATCCGGGTGCTCGCCATCCAGACCTCGAATGGAATCTACAGCAACGAAGATAGGCAGCTTGTGCAGGTGGAAGTATCTGCGCTGGTGGACGAAGTCGACCGAATCGCTTCTCAGGCTGAATTTAACAAATTCAAGCTGTTCGAGGGACAATTCGCGAGAGGGTCCAGAGTCGCTTCCATGTGGTTTCACATGGGACCGAACCAAAATCAGCGTGAGAGATTTTACATCGGCACGATGACTTCGAAAGCCCTGAAGCTTGTAAAAGCGGACGGGAGACCGATCGCGATTTCTTCTCCGGGAGAAGCCAACGATGTCATCGGTTTAGCGGATGCAGCTCTTACGAAGATCATGAAGCAGAGGGCGGATATGGGAGCTTATTACAATAGGCTTGAATATACCGCAAAGGGTCTGATGGGCGCGTATGAAAATATGCAAGCGTCGGAATCCAGAATTCGAGACGCCGATATGGCGGAGGAAGTTGTCTCGCTGACCACAAAACAAATTCTCGTTCAGAGTGGTACGGCAATGTTGGCGCAGGCAAACATGAAACCGAATTCAGTTCTCAAGCTTCTGCAGCAGATCTGAAGGAAGCCTTCCAGGAGGGAAGGTAGACAAAAAGGTTCCACCGGGGGGCATCTCTTCCGGTGGATTTTTTTTTGCGAATATTAAGAATCGATTCGAATCAAATTCTCCGTCACAAAACAAAAACGTCCTTT of Leptospira sanjuanensis contains these proteins:
- a CDS encoding flagellin N-terminal helical domain-containing protein — encoded protein: MIINHNLSAVNSHRSLKFNELAVDKTMKALSSGMRINSAADDASGLAVSEKLRTQINGLRQAERNTEDGMSFIQTAEGFLEQTSNIIQRIRVLAIQTSNGIYSNEDRQLVQVEVSALVDEVDRIASQAEFNKFKLFEGQFARGSRVASMWFHMGPNQNQRERFYIGTMTSKALKLVKADGRPIAISSPGEANDVIGLADAALTKIMKQRADMGAYYNRLEYTAKGLMGAYENMQASESRIRDADMAEEVVSLTTKQILVQSGTAMLAQANMKPNSVLKLLQQI